Part of the Candidatus Aenigmatarchaeota archaeon genome, AAAAATTGTCGAGGAATCTAGAATCATTATATCTCACGCTGGAGCTGGATCAATAATGTTGGCCCTTGAAAAAAATAAGCCATTGATAGTAGTTCCTAGAATGAAAAAATATGGTGAACATATTAATGACCACCAAATTGAAATAACAAGGGAGCTTGAGAAACAAAAGAAATTAATAGGTGTTTATGATATATCAAAACTTGAATCAGCTATTTATATGTCAAGAAAAATTAAGAAAATAAATAGAGATCTTAAAAAAACAAAAATAATAGATATATTGAATGAATATATTAAAAAATGGGGGTTGTTAAATGATTGAAAAATATATGCTGAGGGATTATATGAGAAAGCCTGGAAGTAAAGAAAAGAATATTAAAGGAAACTGTAGGTTTTGTGAAATAGTT contains:
- the pssE gene encoding PssE/Cps14G family polysaccharide biosynthesis glycosyltransferase, whose protein sequence is MIFVTVGSNEHQFNRLLEEIDKLAGSSKLNDKIIAQIGNSTYIPKNIEYFKFKPYNEIEKIVEESRIIISHAGAGSIMLALEKNKPLIVVPRMKKYGEHINDHQIEITRELEKQKKLIGVYDISKLESAIYMSRKIKKINRDLKKTKIIDILNEYIKKWGLLND